One genomic window of Caenorhabditis elegans chromosome I includes the following:
- the D1081.5 gene encoding CARMIL_C domain-containing protein (Confirmed by transcript evidence) yields the protein MSQEQVEMIYAKTIEQILEMTGNATANFLPVLGVKSIEMAIGQMEEYLEMLKNLRVDYEKEPNLQSCMSPRLNDSMLIHRNRLARTSKSRLALYRTSPEIARFSRGSPDDIENENLSMSKIRSITEETSILDPTLCMDETTHQRGFLADVSDMNGTVRSRMPSFNFNHISPVPAEKTRRHSVLNVTTDFDVDLSSLCEPSQIEENSGQILFQNVLESALRTPNANNNTILLTDSEVTPVNISNLWNVKLRPGSNRKIDNGIRKEIQRQLACDSQL from the exons ATGAGTCAAGAGCAAGTCGAAATG atttatgcAAAAACCATCGAGCAAATTCTAGAGATGACAGGAAACGCGACAGCAAATTTCCTCCCAGTTCTCGGTGTCAAATCAATTGAAATGGCAATTGGCCAAATGGAAGAGTACTTGGAAATGCTTAAAAATCTGAGAGTCGATTACGAAAAAGAGCCAAATCTTCAGTCCTGTATGTCTCCAAGACTGAATGACTCAATGCTCATTCATCGTAATCGTCTCGCTCGCACCTCAAAATCTCGACTTGCACTATACCGTACTTCACCTGAAATTGCACGGTTCTCGAGAGGATCTCCGGACgatattgaaaatgagaacTTGTCTATGTCGAAAATTAGGTCAATTACCGAGGAGACATCAATTTTAGATCCGACGCTTTGTATGGATGAGACGACG CATCAAAGAGGATTTCTGGCAGATGTGAGCGATATGAATGGAACTGTCCGTTCTCGAATGCccagtttcaattttaatcacaTATCTCCTGTACCTGCTGAGAAAACACGTCGACACTCTGTTCTGAATGTCACAACCGACTTTGACGTGGATCTTTCTTCATTATGTGAGCCAAGTCAAATTGAGGAAAATTCTGGAcagattttgtttcaaaatgtacTGGAGTCTGCGTTGCGTACTcc AAACGCAAACAATAATACAATTCTTCTAACCGATTCCGAAGTGACACCTGTGAATATTTCTAACTTGTGGAATGTGAAGCTTCGTCCAGGGAGCAATCGAAAG ATTGACAACGGGATCAGAAAGGAAATCCAGAGGCAATTGGCTTGTGACTCCCAATTGTGA
- the zhp-2 gene encoding Zip homologous protein 2 (Confirmed by transcript evidence) — MDWIQCNHCGIKPNQTKLYLTACGHVFCQNCTKAAFNSQCYLCKKPLKVDEINKNLRPDLMELFKDPRQLASDLVNELKQVVAFQAKQREIYVKCKNAEAKKDTERFAEARSKHVEKTQEIEKRKKAFLEDNVKLKNAKEEKNQLMARLKELREQPSQNLSVNKRRSNTRTEPPFSKISRTGPPSVMRKASHEFSLNLRDQSTSKILTSTPLSNIDYSRRDHRNRLFGAGLEHPSPILRQ; from the exons ATGGATTGGATCCAATGCAATCATTGTGGCATTAAACCAAATCAAACGAAACTGTACCTAACAGCATGCGGTCACGTTTTCTGTCAAAACTGTACGAAAGCTG CATTTAACTCGCAGTGCTACTTGTGTAAAAAACCGCTAAAGGTGgatgaaatcaataaaaacttgcGACCTGATTTGATG GAATTGTTCAAAGATCCGCGACAGCTGGCGTCAGACCTGGTCAACGAGCTGAAACAAGTTGTCGCATTTCAGGCGAAACAGCGAGAAATATatgtaaaatgtaaaaacGCCGAG gcGAAAAAAGATACCGAGCGATTCGCCGAAGCACGCTCAAAACACGTGGAAAAGACtcaagaaatcgaaaaacgaaagaaagcTTTCCTTGAAGATAAtgtcaaactgaaaaatgcaaaagagGAAAAGAATCAGCTGATGGCCAGGCTGAAGGAACTACGCGAACAACCATCTCAAAATCTTTCTGTAAATAAACGCCGATCGAACACTCGAACTGAGCCGCCTTTCTCGAAGATATCCCGAACTGGTCCTCCCTCTGTGATGCGAAAAGCTAGTcatgaattttcattaaacCTGCGTGATCAGTCAACGTCCAAGATTCTCACCAGCACTCCTCTCTCCAAT atcgaTTATAGTCGCCGTGATCATAGGAATAGATTGTTTGGCGCAGGACTTGAGCATCCGTCGCCAATTCTTCGTCAATAA
- the D1081.20 gene encoding Snake toxin/toxin-like domain-containing protein (Confirmed by transcript evidence) translates to MIFLFLHQILWFSISSMCQDSDDSDGFSSEQLQCNYCVHSRKSKDVSEGVKHEPDCMNHLKFLSRPDLRRTCTPSEKYCVTTVTNLNGFFVEVERDCAESCDQGCEQHGYGLFHTECTRCCREPLCNEFDGRHFYEPLSAPKSQQLISTLLFIGTFIIFII, encoded by the exons atgattttcttatttttacaTCAGATTTTATGGTTCTCAATATCCTCAATGTGTCAAGATTCAGACGATTCTGATGGGttttca AGCGAACAGCTTCAATGCAATTATTGTGTTCATTCACGGAAAAGCAAAGATGTGTCAGAAGGTGTCAAACACGAGCCAGACTGCATGAATCATCTCAAGTTCCTGTCGAGACCCGATTTAAGGCGGACATGTACTCCATCGGAAAAGTATTGTGTG ACAACTGTTACGAATCTAAACGGATTTTTTGTGGAAGTTGAACGAGATTGTGCAGAGAGCTGTGATCAGGGATGTGAACAACATGGTTATGGTCTATTTCACACTGAATGTACACGTTGTTGCCGTGAGCCATTATGCAATGAATTTGATGGAAGACATTTCTATGAACCATTATCTGCACCCAAAAGTCAACAATTAATATCGACATTATTATTCATTGGtacatttataattttcatcatatga
- the ceh-6 gene encoding Homeobox protein ceh-6 (Confirmed by transcript evidence): MLIPSSSSIPSSLSASASDSEPSSLNGSGISDQNILPNYHLHHHLINENEMEAANYAQVIKPTCEAFQDWPHTPMLYQQPQLHFMLPQHDWAYPHLAQSLPPPHHLTPSTAAVAAATIASQSSIINQTSVVTSTPSCQIKQEVERPEIIQRLMPPWPPAYQFSCDDSGSVSGAGGPHQPLSDISDDSEQTCPDDLEGFAKQFKQRRIKLGYTQADVGVALGTLYGNIFSQTTICRFEALQLSFKNMCKLKPLLFKWLEEADSTTGSPNSTFEKMTGQAGRKRKKRTSIEVNVKSRLEFHFQSNQKPNAQEITQVAMELQLEKEVVRVWFCNRRQKEKRIAPNQYDAPHPMALNNGYPMTADLFPYQAVVNHYTQQSPRQQ, encoded by the exons ATGCTCATACCTTCGTCGTCATCCATACCGTCTTCTTTATCTGCTTCAGCATCCGATTCTGAGCCATCATCACTGAACGGAAGTGGTATAAGTGATCAGAATATTCTACCTAAttatcatcttcatcatcatctaaTTAACGAGAACGAGATGGAGGCAGCCAATTATGCACAG GTTATCAAACCAACATGCGAGGCATTCCAAGATTGGCCGCATACTCCAATGCTGTATCAACAACCTCAACTTCATTTCATGCTTCCACAACACGATTGGGCATATCCACATCTTGCTCAATCTCTACCTCCTCCACATCATCTAACACCGTCCACTGCAGCAGTTGCTGCTGCAACAATTGCCTCACAAAGTTCAATAATCAATCAAACGTCTGTGGTTACAAGTACACCTTCGTGCCAAATCAAACAGGAAGTTGAACGACCTGAAATTATTCAGAGGTTAATGCCTCCATGGCCACCAgcttatcaattttcttgtgATGATAGTGGATCAGTGAGTGGAGCTGGTGGACCACATCAGCCATTATCTGATATTTCCGATGATAGTGAACAGACGTGTCCAGATGATTTGGAAGGATTTGCAAAACAATTTAAGCAGAGAAGAATCAAATTAGG atACACACAAGCAGATGTAGGTGTGGCTCTCGGAACACTCTACGGAAATATATTTTCCCAGACAACAATTTGTCGTTTTGAAGCGCTTCAACTCTCTTTCAAG AATATGTGCAAACTAAAGCCACTTCTATTCAAATGGCTCGAGGAAGCTGATTCAACGACTGGCTCGCCCAATtctacatttgaaaaaatgacagGGCAAGCTGgaagaaagagaaagaagagAACAAGCATTGAG GTCAATGTAAAATCTCGTCTTGAATTCCATTTCCAGTCGAATCAGAAGCCAAATGCACAAGAGATTACACAAGTTGCCATGGAGTTGCAGCTTGAGAAAGAG GTTGTCCGTGTCTGGTTCTGCAATCGTCGTCAAAAAGAGAAGCGAATAGCTCCAAATCAATACGATGCTCCACATCCAATGGCTTTAAACAATGGATATCCAATGACTGCTGACCTTTTCCCATATCAAGCCGTCGTCAATCATTATACTCAACAGAGCCCGAGACAACAATAG
- the lotr-1 gene encoding HTH OST-type domain-containing protein (Confirmed by transcript evidence), translated as MPANELFGDSDPEGDEIFERVRKVQPKSINVTENQKVDPMRKVKIELQAVLVAEKIPISTEEIRRRLLDSYGACPDPKRYNCSTLDDLLQACSESIVHTFGRDGIHRYGPRTTEANQDIIEMVQQQSSSKRPARSFLGSGATNNLSTHGSSFRAFRGPYASEEIAKSRGTPEQFKARHKLGPAKTISRVKNLAEVLKEYADEIGVSHPDEPNRKIVTLAALANKFKQLYCLPAWGKNISESELYIQLNVPPFNEYLHFWRLSEKGDIFVDCIDRDNADPTQKSEQNPSADVSIQSESFGGSASAFEQSVVSAPSTIRDQTSDSFDGFNSFEVPPENGSKDSKIFNSNQESIDDYPGNAISRDRTADMTDIALRFGTVSVASQQCPVSSSLVPQNGILRQSRAQEDDNNTSILTIQSSRRNHSVLRHRTIKPRNPTQNLAEVVKTHGSIPYEALSDCDKIIVDLGKNIFKVYATQPGEMMVRLCDPHVDTTTLPLLENNLRDPVESDLRWMTLGNSHIKKQSVKVVKPAMFIAPRGFLLILKDEEREEMDVEKVATMGNILRAVMVAPIVELQRETVRTGSAAVYVYRQGAEVRYYRVLIVGQAKQDGEVLVLLADVDDQYFVDVHLSHLFPIPEEASFKHFPSNVVFATLHGVLGLTLSEQDVMFENIDNDDTKRFVGGYFHGNDDRILNIDMVWKNERGQFEWLSQIVKRRGAVTSSDANIIHFPHSALDVIKSVGPDCSVCFVDYSVRDESATSSLMESTRIVHDSRESMTTTYVGEMPSPIIEEIDATSSFDPKLLNLHSLFDKLIEEQNVTMIVGMFQFVRSLKDLFGDNNEWERLLTYMLTTGKNNNIRL; from the exons ATGCCTGCTAATGAGCTTTTCGGAGATTCTGATCCGGAAGGggatgaaatttttgaaagagttCGAAAG GTGCAACCAAAGTCGATCAATGTAACTGAGAATCAAAAGGTAGACCCTATGCGTAAAGTCAAAATCGAGCTTCAAGCTGTTTTGGTTGCGGAAAAAATACCAATTAGTACAGAAGAAATCAGACGGCGTCTGCT GGATTCTTATGGTGCATGTCCTGATCCGAAAAGATATAACTGTTCGACTTTGGACGATCTTCTTCAAGCATGCTCGGAGTCAATTGTACACACTTTCGGCCGTGATGGAATACACCGATATGGGCCAAGAACTACTGAAGCCAACCAAGATATTATCGAAATGGTCCAGCAGCAGTCGAGCTCAAAACGCCCGGCCCGCTCGTTTTTAGGTTCAGGAGCTACTAATAACCTCAGCACTCATGGGTCATCATTCCGGGCATTCAGAGGTCCGTATGCGTCAGAGGAAATCGCTAAATCGAGAGGAACACCTGAGCA atTCAAAGCAAGACACAAGTTGGGTCcagcaaaaacaatttctcgCGTAAAAAACCTTGCAGAGGTTTTGAAAGAATATGCTGATGAGATAGGAGTTTCACATCCTGATGAGCCAAATCGCAAGATTGTAACACTGGCAGCTCTTGCCAATAAGTTCAAACAGTTGTATTGTTTACCAGCATGGGGAAAGAACATATCGGAAAG TGAACTATACATTCAGCTCAATGTTCCTCCTTTCAACGAATATCTGCATTTCTGGCGTCTTAGCGAAAAAGGTGACATCTTCGTTGATTGTATTGATCGTGACAATGCCGATCCaactcaaaaaagtgaacaaaatcCGTCAGCAGATGTTTCTATTCAATCTGAATCTTTTGGCG GTTCAGCTTCAGCGTTTGAACAATCTGTAGTATCCGCTCCTTCAACTATTAGAGATCAAACATCCGATTCCTT tgacgGGTTCAACAGTTTCGAAGTGCCCCCAGAAAATGGAAGcaaagattcaaaaattttcaactcgaaTCAAGAAAGCATCGATGACTATCCAGGAAATGCTATATCTCGAGATCGAACCGCTGATATGACCGACATTGCATTGCGCTTTGGAACTGTCTCTGTGGCAAGCCAACAATGTCCGGTATCTTCGTCACTCGTTCCACAAAATGGAATTCTTCGTCAGTCGCGTGCTCAAGAAGACGACa ACAACACATCTATTCTAACTATTCAATCATCTCGTCGCAATCATTCAGTGCTTCGTCATCGTACGATCAAGCCTCGCAATCCAACACAAAATCTTGCTGAAGTCGTAAAAACTCATGGTAGCATTCCTTATGAAGCGCTTTCGGATTGTGATAAGATTATCGTCGACTTAGgaaagaacattttcaaagtttatgcAACTCAACCTGGAGAAATGATGGTCCGCCTTTGTGATCCCCACGTTGACACGACTACATTGCCACTCCTAGAGAACAATCTTCGGGATCCTGTCGAGTCTGATTTACGTTGGATGACACTGGGAAATTCCCATATCAAGAAACAATCTGTTAAAGTGGTCAAGCCTGCAATGTTTATTGCGCCACGCggatttttgttgattttaaaaGATGAAGAACGTGAAGAAATGGACGTTGAAAAGGTTGCTACTATGGGGAATATATTGCGGGCCGTGATGGTAGCGCCTATTGTGGAGCTCCAGCGTGAAACCGTCCGCACGGGATCAGCTGCAGTCTACGTTTATCGACAAGGAGCGGAGGTGCGCTATTATAGAGTGTTGATAGTTGGACAAGCTAAACAAGATGGTGAAGTGTTGGTTTTGTTGGCTGATGTCGATGATCAATATTTCGTGGATGTACATCTATCTCATTTGTTCCCGATTCCGGAAGAAGCCAGCTTCAAACACTTTCCCTCGAATGTTGTATTCGCAACATTGCATGGAGTACTGGGTTTGACGCTTTCTGAGCAGGATGTGATGTTCGAAAACATTGATAATGATGATACAAAACGATTTGTGGGTGGATATTTTCATGGAAACGATGAC AGAATTCTTAACATCGATATGGTTTGGAAAAATGAGCGTGGTCAATTTGAGTGGCTTTCACAAATTGTCAAGAGACGTGGAGCAGTTACTTCGTCCGATGCCAACATCATTCACTTTCCACATTCTGCACTCGATGTGATAAAGTCTGTTGGACCAGATTGTTCGGTGTGCTTTGTCGACTATTCAGTTCGTGATGAATCTGCAACATCTTCATTGATGGAATCGACTAGAATTGTTCATGATAGTCGTG AATCTATGACAACTACTTATGTTGGTGAGATGCCAAGCCCAATTATCGAAGAAATCGATGCAACATCTTCATTTGACCCAAAACTCTTGAATCTCCATTCATTGTTCGATAAGTTAATCGAGGAACAGAATGTTACTATGATTGTGGGGATGTTCCAATTCGTTCGAAGTTTGAAGGATTTATTCGGCGATAACAATGAATGGGAACGCTTGCTCACGTACATGCTCACGACTGGTAAAAACAATAACATTCGTCTCTGA
- the D1081.6 gene encoding Carn_acyltransf domain-containing protein (Confirmed by transcript evidence), translating into MSPNCETPTSSLSTSLRFVPSLACIAEEEPKVIGIRKITVPGSSKPFQVQIPLYDLNIYAPEPPKQPLPDSYQRLLAEMDQYIGGHQNSEMYKEMAKNLRHKVAVEQAENNRLSKSNFTNRDWYWYAEQTRAFVDEPVINSTSKTQESNISECLEETSSSAKSTVMKDEDLFDLSADF; encoded by the exons ATGTCTCCAAATTGCGAAACTCCTACTTCTTCTTTGTCAACGTCTCTTCGATTTGTACCGTCTCTCGCATGTATTGCTGAAGAAGAGCCAAAAGTAATCGGAATCCGAAAAATAACCGTTCCCGGATCTTCGAAACCGTTCCAAGTGCAAATACCACTCTACGATTTGAATATATATGCCCCTGAACCACCGAAACAGCCACTTCCGGACAGTTACCAACGATTGCTTGCAGAAATGGATCAATATATCGGAGGTCATCAGAATTCGGAGATGTATAAAGAAATG GCCAAAAATCTACGACACAAAGTTGCAGTGGAACAAGCAGAAAATAATCGACTTTCg aaatcaaacTTCACAAATCGAGATTGGTACTGGTATGCTGAACAAACGAGAGCCTTTGTAGATGAGCCTGTGATCAATTCTACCAGCAAAACTCAAGAATCCAACATTTCTGAGTGCTTGGAAGAAACCTCATCTTCTGCAAAAAGTACAGTCATGAAGGATGAAGATTTGTTTGATTTAAGCGCCGACTTCTGA
- the cdc-5L gene encoding Cell division cycle 5-like protein (Confirmed by transcript evidence): MVRVIIKGGVWKNTEDEILKAAIMKYGKNQWSRIASLLHRKSAKQCKARWFEWLDPGIKKTEWSREEDEKLLHLAKLMPTQWRTIAPIVGRTSAQCLERYEHLLDEAQRKAEGLDEEATETRKLKPGEIDPTPETKPARPDPIDMDDDELEMLSEARARLANTQGKKAKRKARERQLSDARRLASLQKRREMRAAGLAFARKFKPKRNQIDYSEEIPFEKHVPAGFHNPSEDRYVVEDANQKAIEDHQKPRGREIEMEMRREDREKLKKRKEQGEADAVFNIKEKKRSKLVLPEPQISDRELEQIVKIGHASDSVRQYIDGTATSGLLTDYTESARANAVAARTMRTPMLKDTVQLELENLMALQNTESALKGGLNTPLHESELGKGVLPTPKVAATPNTVLHAIAATPGTQSQFPGSTPGGFATPAGSVAATPFRDQMRINEEIAGSALEQKASLKRALASLPTPKNDFEVVGPDDDEVEGAVEDESNQDEDGWIEDASERAENKAKRNAENRVRNMKMRSQVIQRSLPKPTKVNEQATRATNSSADDMVKAEMSKLLAWDVDNKPPSVIYSREELDAAADLIKQEAESGPELNSLMWKVVEQCTSEIILSKDKFTRIAILPREEQMKALNDEFQMYRGWMNQRAKRAAKVEKKLRVKLGGYQAIHDKLCKKYQEVTTEIEMANIEKKTFERLGEHELKAINKRVGRLQQEVTTQETREKDLQKMYSKLSNKQWKLSQIEIHDAASTTSAPITY, from the exons ATGGTGCGAGTTATTATCAAAGGAGGTGTGTGGAAGAATACAGAG GATGAAATCCTCAAAGCAGCTATTATGAAATacggaaaaaatcaatggagTCGAATTGCTTCACTGTTGCACAGAAAATCAGCAAAACAATGCAAG GCTCGTTGGTTCGAGTGGCTTGATCCAGGAATTAAAAAGACAGAATGGTCACgtgaagaagatgaaaaacTTCTTCATCTCGCTAAGCTGATGCCAACGCAATGGAGAACAATTGCACCAATTGTCGGAAGAACATCAGCGCAGTGCCTGGAACGATATGAGCATTTGCTGGATGAAGCTCAACGAAAAGCAGAAGGTCTTGATGAAGAAGCTActgaaactagaaaattaaaacctGGAGAAATCGATCCAACACCTGAGACAAAACCAGCGAGACCTGATCCAATTGACATGGATGATGATG AATTGGAAATGCTCTCTGAGGCTCGTGCACGTTTGGCCAACACTCAAGGAAAAAAGGCGAAGAGAAAGGCTCGCGAGCGTCAGCTTTCTGATGCACGTCGTCTGGCTTCGCTTCAAAAACGAAGGGAGATGCGAGCAGCTGGCTTAGCTTTTGCCAGAAAGTTCAAGCCAAAGCGAAACCAAATTGACTACAGTGAGGAG attccATTCGAAAAACATGTTCCAGCTGGATTCCATAATCCATCTGAGGACAGATATGTCGTGGAAGATGCAAACCAGAAAGCCATCGAAGATCATCAAAAACCACGTGGCCgcgaaattgaaatggaaatgCGACGAGAGGATcgtgaaaaactgaaaaagcgTAAAGAACAAGGAGAAGCCGATGCGGTATTCAACATCAAAGAGAAAAAACGTTCGAAGTTGGTCCTACCCGAACCACAGATTTCTGATCGTGAGCTTGAACAAATCGTCAAGATTGGTCATGCATCTGACAGTGTTCGGCAATATATTGACGGAACAGCTACAAGTGGATTGCTCACTGATTACACTGAATCAGCAAGAGCCAATGCAGTTGCTGCAAGAACTATGAGAACACCGATGCTCAAGGATACGGTTCAATTAGAACTCGAAAACCTAATGGCTCTACAGAATACCGAATCAGCATTGAAAGGAGGGTTGAACACCCCACTTCACGAATCAGAACTCGGAAAAGGCGTTCTACCAACTCCCAAAGTTGCGGCCACTCCAAACACAGTTCTCCATGCAATTGCAGCCACGCCAGGAACTCAATCACAGTTTCCCGGATCCACACCAGGTGGTTTCGCTACTCCAGCTGGAAGCGTTGCTGCAACTCCGTTCAGAGATCAAATGCGTATTAACGAGGAGATTGCTGGATCAGCTTTAGAACAAAAAGCTAGTCTGAAGCGTGCTTTGGCCAGTCTGCcaactccaaaaaatgattttgaagtCGTTGGacctgatgatgatgaagttGAAGGAGCTGTTGAAGATGAGAGTAACCAAGATGAAGATGGATGGATTGAAGATGCATCTGAAAGAGCTGAAAATAAAGCAAAGAGAAATGCGGAGAATCGTGtcagaaatatgaaaatgcgATCACAAGTCATTCAAAGATCACTTCCAAAACCAACAAAAGTTAACGAACAAGCTACACGGGCAACCAACTCGTCAGCAGATGACATGGTCAAAGCCGAAATGAGCAAACTTCTTGCTTGGGACGTAGACAACAAGCCACCATCAGTAATCTACTCCCGTGAAGAGCTTGATGCGGCTGCTGATTTAATCAAACAAGAAGCTGAATCAGGACCAGAATTGAACAGTCTAATGTGGAAAGTTGTCGAACAATGTACTTCGGAAATTATTCTGAGTAAAGATAAGTTCACACGTATTGCTATCCTACCACGAGAAGAACAGATGAAAGCTTTGAATGATGAATTCCAAATGTACAGAGGATGGATGAATCAACGGGCGAAACGAGCTgcaaaagttgagaaaaagcTGAGAGTCAAGTTGGGCGGTTATCAG gctATTCATGACAAGCTGTGTAAAAAGTATCAGGAAGTCACCACCGAGATTGAGATGGCtaatattgaaaagaaaacttttga acgtcTCGGAGAGCATGAGTTGAAGGCAATCAACAAACGCGTCGGGCGTCTTCAACAAGAAGTCACAACACAAGAAACTCGGGAGAAGGATCTTCAAAAGATGTATTCAAAGTTGTCGA atAAGCAATGGAAACTGTCTCAAATTGAAATCCACGATGCAGCTTCAACCACATCAGCACCGATTACAtactaa